The sequence below is a genomic window from Selenomonas ruminantium subsp. lactilytica TAM6421.
GATGCCGTACGGCGGAGGAACCGCTGGTGCCGGAAGTCAGCGAGGAGGCCAAGAAGGCGGCCCGCAAGTATTTCCCGGCCTATGGCACGAATCTGGCGGCAACCCGTTTGGGACCGGAGCGCTTTGAGCGCGTGGTCAAGCGGCTGGAAGCCGAGCCGGAGAAGCGGGAACTGGTCTGCGAGTGCGAAAACGTCACCCTGGCCGAATTTGAAGAGATTGCGCAGGAGGATTCCTGCTATCAGATCAACGATATCCGCCGCCGTACCCGCGTGGGTATGGGCACCTGCCAGGGCAATTTCTGTGCCCTGCGCTCGGCTGGCCTGTTTGCGCAATATGGCAAGCAGAAAAGAGCGGCAGAAACACTTACCCGCATGAAGGAATTCCTGCAGGGCCGCTGGAAGGGCATCCGTCCGGTGCTCGTGGGCAGGACTCTGCGGGAAACGGAAATGACACGGGCTCTATATGAGTTGTCCTTTCATGTGAATGGAGGCAAAACGGAATGAAACATGCGGATACCCTGGTAATTGGCAGCGGCTTTGCCGGCCTTATGGCGGCTCTGGTCAGTGCCAATCAGCGAAAAAAAGTAACCCTGCTCACCTGTGGTTCGGGTTCCCTTTCCTTGAATAGCGGTGTCATTGACGTATTGGGCTATGACGAACAACACAACTATGTGGAGTGCCCGCGGCAGGCTTTGGCAAATCTGCCGGCGGAACATCCTTACAGCAAGATCGGTCTGGAAACGGTGGAAAAAGCCGTGAACTACTTCCTGGACTTCACGAAGGATTACGGTTTTCCCTACAGAGGTTCTTTAGACCATCAGCTGCATGTGCCCACGGCGGTGGGCACCATGAAGCCCACCTGCCTGGCTCCCCACTGTCTGGACGGCACGAGCCTCCACGGGGAGGAACATATCGTAATCGTAGGCATCAAGGGGCTCAAGGATTTCTATGGCAATATCCTGCAGGACAATCTGCAGCAGTCCCTTAAGGGACAGACAAAGTTCCCCATCGTGGAAGTGAATACGCCGCTGCTGGGCGGCCGCGATATTACGACTATCGATGTGGCCCGCTGGCTGGATACTCAGGCGGGGCGTGATTCCCTGGTGGAACAGCTGAAGCCCTACGTTCAGGCCGACAGCACGGTGTTCCTGCTGCCACAGGTCCTGGGCACTAAGGGACAGGCTTGTGCGGCTTACCTCCATGAAAAGCTGGGGGCAGAGGTCCTCGAAACCACCTGCCTGCCGCCTTCCGTCAATGGCTTGCGGCTGCAGGCCATGCTGAAACGGGCTTTGCGGGATATGGGCGTGGAAATCGTGGAAGATACCAAGGTCCTGCGGGCGGTTACCGATGGCAAGAAGTGCACCGGCGTGGTGGCCAGGGCCTCTGTGCGGGAAAAGACCTACTATGCGGACAAGTTCATTCTCGCCACCGGCGGCCTCTACAGCGGCGGCATCACGGTGCGGGAGTTTGAACAGCCCCGGGAAATGATCTTCGACCTGCCGGTCTATATCGAGTCCGGCGAGGAAAACTGGAGCAATGAGCAGCTCTTCTCGGACAAGCCCCAGGGCTTTGCCAAGACCGGCGTGCGCACGGATAATGACCTGCGGCCGGTGGATGAGAAAAATCAGCTGGTTTATGAAAATGTATACGTCATAGGCAGCAACCTGGGCGGTTATGATTTCTGCTTTGAACATTCCGGCAACGGTGTGGCATTGGCTTCGGCTTACAAAGCCGCATTGATGTGAGGAAGGAGAGACTTTGGCGATGAGTGATATCAGTAAGAAAATTGAAGAAATGGAAACGGCACTAGCGACTGCCGACCATTGCCTGTCCTGTACTTCCTGCATGTCCAGCTGCCCCGTGATGGAGGCGGAAAAGAGCTATCGGGGACCGAAGCTGGTGGGCCCGGCCCATAGCCGCATGCATTTTTCCCAGGAGGATTTTGAAGACAGCCTGGATTTCTGCTCCAACTGCAAGAGCTGTGACCGGGCCTGCCCCTCGGGGGTGGCGGTGTCCACGCTGAATATGCTGCAGCGGGCCAAGTATTACGAAACCCATGAGCATTCCCAGCGGGACGACATGCTGGCCCATGGGGAGCGCATGGCCAAAATGGTGCGCATGCTGCCCTTGGGGGCAACCTTTGCCAACCTGGGCATGAAGATCGGCAAGTCTTTGGGGATGTTCGCTGCCATGGGGATGGCAGGAGAACGCAATATGCCGGCATATGCCTCCGAGAGCTTTATGCAGCTGTTCAAGGGAATCAAACAGCCTTCCAGCCAGAAGAAGGTGGTGTTCTTCCCGGGCTGCTTCATCAATCAGAATGAGCCGCAGGTTGGCGTGGCCTTCGTCAAGGTCATGAACGCCAACGGCTATGAAGTTCTCGTGGATGAGAAGTTCAACTGCTGCGGTTCGCCTATGGTGGTGACGGGGTATCTCACTGAGGCCCATGAACATGCCGATAACAATGTGAGCCGCATTCTGGCATGGAAGCAACAGGGCATTCCCGTAATCGCCTGCTGCACGTCCTGCTCCCTGATGCTCAAGCAGGAATATCATGAGCTCTTCAACGAAGAGAAGATGCACGAGGCCGGTGAGAATGTCTATGATGCCTTTGAATTCCTGGAGATACTCGCCGATAAAGGTGAGCTCAATACCAGCTTCGGGCAGGTAGGGGAAAAGCTGATGTATCACGTTCCCTGTCACCTCAAGAGTCAGGGCTTCGGTGTTCCGGCAGCCAGGATTCTGGCCCAGGTTCCCGGTGTCACCGTGGAACAGGCCGATGCGGGCTGCTGTGGCATGAGCGGCAACTACGGCTTCAAGGGGGATAAATACGAGATCTCCATG
It includes:
- the glpB gene encoding anaerobic glycerol-3-phosphate dehydrogenase subunit GlpB; amino-acid sequence: MKHADTLVIGSGFAGLMAALVSANQRKKVTLLTCGSGSLSLNSGVIDVLGYDEQHNYVECPRQALANLPAEHPYSKIGLETVEKAVNYFLDFTKDYGFPYRGSLDHQLHVPTAVGTMKPTCLAPHCLDGTSLHGEEHIVIVGIKGLKDFYGNILQDNLQQSLKGQTKFPIVEVNTPLLGGRDITTIDVARWLDTQAGRDSLVEQLKPYVQADSTVFLLPQVLGTKGQACAAYLHEKLGAEVLETTCLPPSVNGLRLQAMLKRALRDMGVEIVEDTKVLRAVTDGKKCTGVVARASVREKTYYADKFILATGGLYSGGITVREFEQPREMIFDLPVYIESGEENWSNEQLFSDKPQGFAKTGVRTDNDLRPVDEKNQLVYENVYVIGSNLGGYDFCFEHSGNGVALASAYKAALM
- a CDS encoding anaerobic glycerol-3-phosphate dehydrogenase subunit C, which produces MSDISKKIEEMETALATADHCLSCTSCMSSCPVMEAEKSYRGPKLVGPAHSRMHFSQEDFEDSLDFCSNCKSCDRACPSGVAVSTLNMLQRAKYYETHEHSQRDDMLAHGERMAKMVRMLPLGATFANLGMKIGKSLGMFAAMGMAGERNMPAYASESFMQLFKGIKQPSSQKKVVFFPGCFINQNEPQVGVAFVKVMNANGYEVLVDEKFNCCGSPMVVTGYLTEAHEHADNNVSRILAWKQQGIPVIACCTSCSLMLKQEYHELFNEEKMHEAGENVYDAFEFLEILADKGELNTSFGQVGEKLMYHVPCHLKSQGFGVPAARILAQVPGVTVEQADAGCCGMSGNYGFKGDKYEISMKIGEKLFNRIKESQSDEVICDCGTCRLQIQHGTQAKTCHPVEILAKAYGK